AAGTCCCTGACAATCTCTATGTCCTCTGTCTTgatttccctctttttctccaCTATAGCTGCTAAGAATCCTTGACATCCCTGAGTGAGTAGCTTCCTTGCCTTCACCGCTAAAATGATAGGCGGGGTTGGTTTGCCTTTCTTCACCCTGGAGAACTTAAATTCTTTCCCAGTTTTGGGTCTAAACAAGATTTCCTTCTCACGACATAATATTGTTGCCCTATGAGTGGATAGCCAATCCATGCCAAAAATTACGCCCAAGTCTTTCATCTCTAGCAATATGAGGTCTGTCATTAGAGTTTTTGTTCCTACTTGGACAGGGCAAGATGCATAGATCTTGTCGGCAATTAAAATCTCTCTTGAAGGTAGAGATACAACTACTTTATGTTCAAGAGGGCTTGGCTTTAGGGATAGCTTTTGAGCGAAACTCTTTGATATGAAGGAGTGTGTTGCTCCAGTATCAAACTGTGCATAAGCAGGTTGAGAAGCAACAAAAATAGTTCCTATTTTGGTTGTTTAAGTGCAAGTACAATTGTTTCCTAGTTGCGTGGTACTATGTTCAATCAATAAGGAGAAAACTTTATACTTAAATTGAGTAAGGGTACCTGTCACCACGGTAGTATTTTCCTCCGCTGAAAGAGAAAAGACTCTGGCTAGAGCCTTAGGAGCTTGGTTTCCTGGTGCAGGTGAATTACGATGGTGCCCCTGATAAGGCTGGTGTGGAGGCTGGCCCTGAGCTGGTGGCTGATTTGTCCGTGGGGGTGGAGGGGTCAATCGTTTAGGCTTATGGCAAACCTTGGATGTATGGCCCCTTTCTCCACAATTATAGCCGGAGATATTTGCATATCGACACGGTCCCACGTGAAATTTGCCATAAGTATGGCATGGCTGTGAGTTGGCAACTGCTTCATAAATTTGCTGAGTCTTCTGAGGCGGAACATTTTTGGCAGCTTGATTTTCCATTGGTCTCTTCCCCTTTCCATAAATATCCGCTGTTGGATCCTTTAGATTCTCCTCCATTGCAAGGGCTTTCCTTAATAAGTCTGCATAGGTGGTGAAGTTGTATGCAGAGAGAGGTCCCTTCAAGTGCGAGTTCAGCCCATTCAGGAATCGCCTCACCTTCTTACTTTCTGTATACACTTGTTCAAGTGCAAACATGGAAAGATCCTCAAATCTTTTCCTATAGTCCATTACCAAGCTAGTTCCCTGCCTTAGTTGCAAGAACTCAGTTTCCTTGGCCTCCCTTATACTTTGGGGAAAATAGCTGTGGAAGAAGGCCGTAGTGAAACATGCCTATATAATGATCGGGTCTGTGGCCGATAAGATCTGCTTATGTGTCATCCACCATGAGTATGCTTCGTCTTGTAACATGAAGGTGGCACAAACCACCTTCTGTGAGTCAGTGCAAGCTAGAGCCTTAAAGATTTTCTCCATCTCCTGGATCTATCTTGAAGACCAGAGAGCATCAATGCTAATGCCCTTGAAACTTGGTGGACCGAGTTTCTTGAACCGTTCTAGAACTCTGCCCTGATCGTCTTCCCTAGCATCTTGAGGATTTTGGGGGCCATTCCGATTGTTATGAAAAGGGTTGTTGTTGCTGCCTGCAGTTGCTTGTTGTTGCATGACATTCAAGAATTGAGCAAAAGCTCCCATGAAGTCAATAGGTTTAACCCTGGTGccaatggtggtggtggtggcggtggcaaTTGTGTTTCCCTTTCAATTCCATTGCCTGTGGTGTTCCTTGATGTTGGTTGCCCCCTTTCGGGTTGACCATTGGTGTTGTTCCGATTAGTTCTCCTTGTGTTTATGGCTCCTATGCAAGAGTACACATTTAGAATAAAGGGACTCCAAAATACAAGAGCATACAAGGTAACATTTATTTggttattgatttatttttaacCGTCGTGTTGTTTCAGTGATTGTGAGATTACATCCACAGATAGAATGTTTTTGGATTGAACCGGCTCTTATTCAGTATGCCGTTCTAGGAGACTTTTTGGAATTTCTGACCAACCGACACGCCATTTCTCTAACCGGCGTGTCATCTTTGGTCCATTCATTGCTTATTTCTAGGGTCAAAATTGATtctaatttggatttgaaatctaACTTCGAAATATGTCATCAATTTAAATTATGTAGAATTTAAAGTAATGCTCTTCGCCTATTAAATAAGTTGTAAAGATTTAATAAAGTTTATGATGGTgacaattattatttatttaggaCAACAACTATTGAATCTGCCTAGTCTTGAggtaaaataacaaataaatacCTCTGGAACTTTAATTTAGGTGAAATTAGATTTTATGAAATCCCAACTCACAGTTTTCACCTACTGTAAAAGATCTTATCATTTTGAGTTTTATAAAATGGGTTTCTGTTTACTTAAAGTTCTTTGTTTTAAATCTGCCAGTTTCTGACCTATCCCTGTATTTTTAGGTGAAAACTAACTTTCCTGAACTCAAATTGatcctttcttttttgggtagacAGAAGAATTATCAATGCATCTTCTGTAAAAAAAATCAgtccaaaaataaatttctaaataCCTCTGCTAACCTCCTCATTCCCGGGTACAAAATTTTTTCAGATACAGAACATATATCTATTCATAGAATTCTTTGGCctatcaaaatatttcaaaactTTATGAAATCTTATGGAGATAATTTTAACATAATGTTACTACAGTAAATTTTTCAGCtcataaataaatttctaaaatagtcgaataaatcataaaaaatcggACATAGGCAAAAGAAGTCGCTGCCAAGGTgaaaaatcatatatatataaatatatatatatattttttaaatcaagtttgtataaaattttgaaaatacaaatgacttgtgctATGATCCCCGAGTAACCAAGTGAAGATTTCTCTACTTGGAGGAGGTCGTGTTGTGCAATATTTAAAAAttaccataaaataaaaaatcaggaTTATATTCAAAATCCTTACTCATCAAAATAGGTAAGAACATCTACTTACCTAAAATAGGTTTGTAGGTTCATGGATTCCCTAAAActttgctttgataccatacTGTAACGACCCAAATCCGGTCTAGGAGTTTGGTCTTTGGTGATCCAATATCGATTTCATTTTAAGGAATGAACTGGTATGGATTTCCACAAACCATGGGAAgaagaaagtaaaataaataaaaagatgcaATTAAATCATAGAAATGTACAGCGGAAGTCTTAagtattaaaaaacaaaataaaagatacTTCCCCCATAGAAaggtttaaaaagaaatgacatTAAAGGTCCATAAGCCTTACTATagactttaaagaaaaaaaaaaaactaaagaaaaaaaataggatcATCAAGAAACTAGAAATAGCCTCCACCTAAGTCAAAGCCACCCTCATCCTTGTTAGACCATAGATATGCAATAGGCTCCTCATCTCCCTCTTCATGAATTTCAATCCCATCATCTGAAATATTATAAGGAGTAAGCTTTTGGGGAAGCATAGTGAATGGTGGAAATCAAAATTTACactagtttaaaaaaaaaaaaagaaataaagttttcttttttagatgaaATGTGAACTATTGTGAAAATAACGGGAAAATCTAACAAATcaatcaaataataatagatATCACGAATCATGATCAATGAAATTTAACACCACCGTCCCGTATCATACTACTGCTCACACCGTACTGTGACCTTGATCGATGTGTTAACCCATTCACAAAATTCATAATTTCGATAATAGTTCTAACATATGGGAATGAAATGTGCCCCCATACCATATTACGGCTCACACCATACTATGACCTTGATCCACATCCATCCCATATGCAAGATATTACAATCACACCATTGGTTTTTGTAAGGCGTAAAACACACTCTATCGTCCTGTACCGTACTACGGCTCACACCGTACTGTGACCTTGATTGATAGCGAGGTTTTCACACAAACAAAATGTACTCAATGATAGCATTACATCATCCAAAAATCCACATAGGGACATAATGTAACAATCACAAATccgaaaagaaaataaaatcaaaatttctaatATGCTTTCATTTATTAATCGTGAAATACCAAACCCAATAAATAGATAGAGATttcaagagaaataaatttgcaattaaaaaaaaaaagaataattcaTTTAATATATAACCATACAAATTAATTCTTATATCACatgataataattatataaaaggaAAACCATCTGTAGAGAGTGAATTAAACCACTTACTGCTTTCATAGAAGGCCAAAAGAAGAAACCTTTAGATATAAGGTCTTGAAATGAACGTTTCTCTCTTAATCAAACGAAGCTAAGGGAAGAGGTtggacctttcttcttcttcttctctttctcacttgaatcaccaagaggggaaaaagatgagggtgtcctctctctcttcttctctcttttgaaaatctgCAGCCTTGTGAGAGGCTGCCAACctaccctcttctctttttatttcccaaGCTCTCTTCTTAATTCacagaagaaataaaatctttaagggccAATCAGCTTTCTCTAATGTCAATTTGCTTAGCAAGGCTAAGAGGAGATGCTAAAAGTGTTGCCCATATGCCCCTTGATTATACAATTTGTCCCCCTTAATTAGATAATTTGTCCCCTTTGATTTGAACTCACGAGGTAGGGATAAAAATACATCACTAAGTTAGTATAATTAAAATGATAGTAATCTAGGTGTCAAATCATAATTGCATGAATTTGTATAATTAGCATAAATGATAGGGTTGTTTGAAAATCaaccataaatatataaaccaaataaggaaataatgtgaggtggagagataaaatacaatatttaatatggtttataatAGACAAGTAATGGTAAGGAAAAATAGGAGTTTCTATAAGTGGTCGACaaccaaaaaggaaattttGCCTCACCACATAGTTACCATAAAGGTATGAGTCCAAGAAAGGAATTTTGCAattaaaaaacatttaaaaacttACCAAGAATAGAGTGGTGATAAGGCCAAAGAATCTTGGACTTTGGTCAACAAGTTTATATTTTGACCACCACGTCATCCATTAAAACATTGACTTTGACTGCCCCATCATCAGTTGACTCATCACTTTAGGTCAGGGTTggactaagtcagaaaaatcaggGGTATTACAATACCGATACGCActgatacaccaccgatacacaccgatacgatacgatacgatacacaccgatacgtactgatactctatggaaaatataaaatcgaagtgaaatgtatgttttgatatgtagcggtatgtatcggtatgtattgaccAATACAtgccgatacggtacgatacgtaccgatacagtgcgctacagtcatataatggccaagatgtgtcatttttcagaaaaaacatGAATTTTTGAGGCGTTTTTGTTACAAAGTTGttgccaaccatatttctctctaactaaagtggaaatcaaggttgggaacaaagattttacatttatgggacaactacaaaccttgaattcttagtgcgataccctcaatttagtatttatgcataatacatgttatcaataggtttttttaacaaattttttatgcgaaagtgtttcctatccatttgtGTATCTTGTGCgcatcttagcgtatctccgatacgatacgatacgatatcctccgatacgtatcttaattttggttgatcgatatggcgaccgatactgatactttaatctttgTGGTGACCAAGACTAGTCAGTACCAACTTAACAATTTTTCTCCATTGTTGAAAGTTGGAAATCCCTTCTAACATGTTCTCAGTAATACGATTAGAGGATGAAGAAACAACCTCAGTGATAACATTCTTTGGTGGTTCAGACATTCTACAAAATACTCAGAATATAGAGAAGCACAGAGACAAAAAAACAATACTTGTAAAACTCTAACAAAAAtcgattttttcagaaaaccctgacaaaaccccaaaacttgCTGTCCACCTCTGAATCTGAAACTCCACCCGCAATCTTTACTTCAACAATCAACCAACACCAAGAAGAGACCTAGTTCTTAATTTGTAAAATGAGCGAGTCTCTATATGATCCCAAAAAACAGCATAAGGTGCTGCACCGCTTCAAGCAAAACCGAAAGTAATCCCAAGGATTCTCTGATATGAATTAACCAATAGTGGTTAAAGCTTTAAAAAAGAGGAGAGCAAGATATTTAGGAAAGTTGCTGCAGTACCTAAGgatcttgctctgataccatgtaaatattagaagaaagaaaaagaggaggaagagagagaggcgatAGATGTGTAACCTGTTGGGAGTTACAACTTGTGTATTGTAACTCCCACTCCACTCATATATATAATAACCTAAAGGTTGCAGGGGCAGAACTGGAATaacaaaccagaaaaataaaaagaagacaaaaacacCCTTGCTCATCTCGGTATTAGCGCTAGAAGGTCTTGATTTCCACTTATattaccttaattttttttttacaaaaacgGGTTACCTTCAAATTGAAATCTTGGACAAACTTTCACTCAAAATCCAGCAAATGATCTATTTAGATGCTTTATATTACTCCTCAATGCCTTGATATAATGAAGGATTGAAgctttttgtcaaaaaaaaaaaaaattagaattcttGGGCTCCGCGGAGGTTTCGATTTAAACGCAGGTAAGGGTTGAAATTTCGAattaaaatttgacatttcGATCAAAATGTGTATGCATATAATGGGAATATAACGTTTTGCCAAAATGGCTAATATGTTTCGGTCATTTTGGCATTTCGATCAAAATTTGATCTGAACTTTGTAATCTTCCTGATGTGcatattgttttgttttgagCCAGCTTGAAACGGAAATATTTTGCAAAATTTTGCTCATTTTGACACAAATTTCAACATTGCTTGGATGTCGGGCCAGTTCTAACCAAGTTGGTCTTGGATCCTACTGCCATGCATGTGCATCACATGTATCTTCTAATGTTGTTCATTCATACGAACTCTATACTCATctgaaatattttcttcaattttcccattttgttatttcttttaatgCAATTAGACGGAGTCTAAAGATTTCTGTTGATAATTGTAATGATTCAGGAAATCCACGGCGTATATTGCTTTGGTTTGATAATTTTTCCCACAGTGGTAAATTTGGACACAGAAGAGGTTCTCGGGCACTATCCCAGTTTGCTTTTGTGAATCGGGACATCTGTTGGGAGGAGCTTGAGTGGAAGGGAAAACATGGGCAGGCACCTGCAATGGTAGCAACAAAGCCTCATTACTTTCTTGATTTGGATATTCAGCGAACAGTGGAGAATTTCCTTGAAAATGTGCCGGAGTTTTGGTCCTCAGATGAGCTTGCTGAATCATTAAAAGATGGCGAGATTCTGCACATAGATACTAGTTTTTTTGTGGattattttgttgatttgaTGTATAAGGAGGATTCTGCAGAAGTATGGCAACTGATAAATGAGTACTTGAAAGAGGAGTCATTCTCTGTTCTCTGTCACCATCTTCTCATTGTTCTAGAAGAGCAGGATCTTTGTGCTTTCTTGGGCTTAATTGGTGAAATGCTTTCCCCTAGAATGGATTCCAAGGAGTTCGGTCATCCATCTTATTGGCTAGAAATTATATTATCTACTTGCAATGGTTGTTTTCCCATTGAGGACTTACTCTTATTAAATGCTGTTATTAATCAAGGCCGCCTGCTTATACGGCTTATTGAAGATGAGGAggatcaaaaaggaaaaatcaaggatCTTGTTTTCCAGATCTGTGCAACCTCAACCTTCACCAATCTTTGGGCCTCACTCATAAAAGAATTCTTGAAGATGGAGAAGGTAGAAGTGTTAAAATGGCTGGGGCTTCAGTCTTGGGCTTTGCACCATAGATTATTGGAGGAATGCAAGAATCCTGAATCATGGGAAGCACTCTTTATGGAAAATGGAATAGTTTTCCGCAAATCTGATGGCCATCCCTTGCTATCTCCTGAGGGATTCTTTGAGGAAAGTGGGTCTGATTTGGAATGTGGTGGTTCCGTTAGAgttaggagaaaaaagaaagcaacaGCAAGAcagaaaaagaggagaagggATTATAGTCTTGATGCAGACAATGACAACGAACTGGTAGATTTCGATTCAATGGGTGGATGGCAGGGTTTGCAATCTAGAACTGGGAATTGGTTCCTCTCTACTGATGGTTACTCTTCTTCATGGAATAGTGTATGTTTTTCTACCATTAACTGACTATCTAATGTTCAACTTCTATACAGTTTTTTTCCATGAGATCCTACTATAATACCTTCTTGGGATTTCTGTGACTTTGGGGTATATTTTGGTGCTAAAGTTTCTGTCTGTGATTGACAACTCACCATATGCTTGTCAGTTGAGAGCATAATGATGTTTAGGAAAATTCATTGTAACAAGATTTGCACCAGGGctcttgaaaattttaaagacagaaggaaaaaatatatgagAAGAGAAGCTATCTAAAAATTGCTACTGATGCCAGCTACTGTTTGCTTTTCTGATTGGTTCACATTGTTTCTGCTTTGTGCCATTTGGATTAGTCATTGCTTTAGTGTTGACACAATgttaaaggattttttttttttttttttcttgattaaaATATTGTATCTTCTATTTATGTATTACACTTAGCAACTTGAAAGGATTATCAATTGAAATATTGGCTGAATTTACGGTCACCATTAGTGCAGGGCCAAACACTATCTAAGTTAAGTTTGGGCTGTCAAATTGTAACTTTTAGTAACCTTAATATGTCCACTTATCGAGGTTGTCAGAGTTTTGAAAGCAATGCAACTCCATGTCCATTTTCAGAGATTTCATGTCAGAAACATGCCTATATATATTAGCATGTGGCGACACTTTTACATAGAgaaaaaaagtatataataaGAAAAGGATGTCCACTACATAAAAGACTGAAGCCAGTGTGGCACTTATGGCCATAACTGGATTAACTGCCTAgttttgtgatggaagcagattCCCAGAATAAACCGTGTGAAATTTGGTGGCCACATTAACTGTATGGCACACTATGTATGGGTCTATTCCCTGTATTTTCTCCGcatttctcttcttcaaacagTTCGGAGTCATATTAGACGGTTTCAAGAACTTTTTTGGGCGTTGACATGTGGAGACGTTGGAATGGCCGGAAAACTAAGCCATGACTAGATGATGACATGGACAACATGTCATTGGGTTGGCTTCCCATAGAAGTAAAGAATCAAACTGGTcttgcccaaaaaaaattaaaatgccTTACTGGAGTTCCTGGCAACAGTTTTGCAGTCACAGATCATGTTTTGTTGTTTATAAGAGATGTATT
This Macadamia integrifolia cultivar HAES 741 chromosome 10, SCU_Mint_v3, whole genome shotgun sequence DNA region includes the following protein-coding sequences:
- the LOC122091499 gene encoding uncharacterized protein LOC122091499, translated to MMVQLFLSEPLCNDNGVSDVAKKRLSLLKKLESIIWTSIASSSRSEARLWLCNTISCMNPITPNQHCNVFVKLLSSKQPKRALAVQLLQMIFEKRPQKAAQILTKKSYMVEKFFKGNPRRILLWFDNFSHSGKFGHRRGSRALSQFAFVNRDICWEELEWKGKHGQAPAMVATKPHYFLDLDIQRTVENFLENVPEFWSSDELAESLKDGEILHIDTSFFVDYFVDLMYKEDSAEVWQLINEYLKEESFSVLCHHLLIVLEEQDLCAFLGLIGEMLSPRMDSKEFGHPSYWLEIILSTCNGCFPIEDLLLLNAVINQGRLLIRLIEDEEDQKGKIKDLVFQICATSTFTNLWASLIKEFLKMEKVEVLKWLGLQSWALHHRLLEECKNPESWEALFMENGIVFRKSDGHPLLSPEGFFEESGSDLECGGSVRVRRKKKATARQKKRRRDYSLDADNDNELVDFDSMGGWQGLQSRTGNWFLSTDGYSSSWNSADLPEHLAKHCFSTWMKWISCQSNSVA